The Knoellia sp. S7-12 region TCGCGACTTCCGTGGTTGCGATCGCGCTGGCGTTCCTGTGCATCCGCGAGTCGCCCCCGTTGAACGATGCCAGCGATCTGGCTGTCCTCGTGATCCTCGGTGCGGCCGGTTGGTGGTTGCCCGCAGCCGATGTCGGAGGTCGGGCCTCCGCAGCGGCATCTGACGTCGTCACGTTGGCCGCTGTCGCGATTCTTGGTCCCTTCGGAGCAGGATTGGTGGGGCTCACGACTGGTGTGTTCCGCCGAGGGCAGTGGCGTGTTCGGTGGTTCAACGCCGTCATGGGGGCGTGCTCTGCGATGTCGGCGGGTTTGGTCTACACCGCACTTGGTGGTTTCTTCGACTCGTCCAACCTTCGTGGCCTGGACGAATTGAGTCTCAGGGTTGGCGGTCCCCTTGTCGTGGCGGGGGCCGTGTTCTTGGTGATCAACGCCCTGCTTCTCTCTGGAATCGTCCGGCTCAGCAATGGCATTCCGGTGCGCCTCCAACTGATCAGCCTCATGTCCGGTACGGGACTCACCCAGCTCGGGTATGCAGTCATCGCCTTCATCGTGGTGATTCTCTGGATGCCGGCCGGGATGGAAGAGGTTTCGGTACTCGTGGTTCTGGCGCCGCTCATGGGTGCGCGATGGGCGCTCCTCCTCTACGGGGAGGAACGCCATGCGCGGGAGCGTGCGTTGGGCGCACTGGTGGCCGCCATCGAGACTCGGGACCCGAGTTTGGAGGGCCACAGCGGTCGGGTGTCGACTCTGGCAGCGGGGATGGCTCAGGATCTTGGTCTGGGTCCGCAGGCGGTCGCTGACGTTCGTACCGCGGGCCTTCTGCACGATCTCGGTCGTGTGGTTGTGGCTCCGGGTACCGAAGGGCCCGGAGCGGAAGCGGCTGCCCAGCGCGGCTTGGCGATGTTGCGCGACCTTCCTTTCCTTGAGGGTGCCTCCGCAGTGATGAGTGAGGTCGCACTGCCGGGCTCAAAGTCACTCGGTGCTGAGATCGTTCACGCAGCTGACGACTTCGATCTGATGCGTATGGGGCCTGATGCCGTGCCGGCTCAGGTGGCCATCTCGCGCCTCAGGGATGCCTCAGGTCCAGGGCACGAAGCGGTACTTGATGCCCTCATCCGGGTCGCGACCCTGCGTGAGTCACAGGTTGATGAGGTGGGCGTGTGAGGCGCCCGCAGCTCAGGGCCGAACCGGTGGTGCTCTTTCTCGCAGCTGTCACAGTCGTCTGGTCCCTGGCGACCGAACACGCCACGATCATCGACTCCATCAAAGAACATCGGTCGGTCTTCGTTGCCTTTCCAGTGGCCATCGTTGTGGGTGAGTTCTTCAGGGTGCGTATGCCGTCCGGTCGGGTGGTGGCTCCGGTGGCGACAGCGTCCGCGATCGCGTTGGCGGTTCTTGGACCGGTTTACGGACAACCAACGTTCGACGTTTCCGCGGGAGTCATCAGCCTCGTTGTCTCTGCGGCTTTGAGTGTTGGGCTGCTTCTGCGACGAATCACGGGTCGCGCTTCCGAGTGGTACATCGTTGCTGCCCGCACCATCGCAGTAGGCGTCACTGCCGCAGTCCTGCGCGCCCCGTCGTTCGGGGGTGGCGGCGCTTGGGCGTGGCTGTTGGATCCAGGCCGCCCGGAGTGGCTTGTCGCTCTCGTGATGATGGGTGCAGCAGCCGCGGGACTCTATGTCGACTTGGTTCTCACCGGCCTGGTGCGGGCCAAGCGACGAGCGCTGCCGGTGGCGAGCACTCTCCGTGAGGAGCTGGGGGAGGCGCAGGCGCTCACCCTGGGTGTACTGGCGGCCGGACCTCTGGTGGCGTTCCTGGCTCCGGTCGTGGGCCTGGCATCGCTGCCCTTGGGCCTGCTGCCGATGGTGCTGACGTACTTCGCGGTGCGCCGCTACACGACGAACCGCGAGACCTACCGGCAGACGATTGCCACTCTGTCCCGCCTCACCGAGGTCGCTGGATATACCCCGACAGGGCATGCCTCTCGAGTGGCTGCTCGCTCGGTGAGCATCGCGCGCTCCATGGGAATGCACGCTGAGGACGTCCAAGAGCTTGAGTACGCCGCCTTGCTCCATGACCTCGGTCAGGTCGGGCTGAGGTCCCCGATCCCTGACGGGGCAACGGTTCTCGCGGCACCTGCTGACCAGCGAAGGATCGCGTCCGAGGGGGCCCGCATCGTGCGTCGCACCGAGGTCCTCGACCGGG contains the following coding sequences:
- a CDS encoding HD domain-containing protein produces the protein MVAIALAFLCIRESPPLNDASDLAVLVILGAAGWWLPAADVGGRASAAASDVVTLAAVAILGPFGAGLVGLTTGVFRRGQWRVRWFNAVMGACSAMSAGLVYTALGGFFDSSNLRGLDELSLRVGGPLVVAGAVFLVINALLLSGIVRLSNGIPVRLQLISLMSGTGLTQLGYAVIAFIVVILWMPAGMEEVSVLVVLAPLMGARWALLLYGEERHARERALGALVAAIETRDPSLEGHSGRVSTLAAGMAQDLGLGPQAVADVRTAGLLHDLGRVVVAPGTEGPGAEAAAQRGLAMLRDLPFLEGASAVMSEVALPGSKSLGAEIVHAADDFDLMRMGPDAVPAQVAISRLRDASGPGHEAVLDALIRVATLRESQVDEVGV
- a CDS encoding HD domain-containing phosphohydrolase, with product MRRPQLRAEPVVLFLAAVTVVWSLATEHATIIDSIKEHRSVFVAFPVAIVVGEFFRVRMPSGRVVAPVATASAIALAVLGPVYGQPTFDVSAGVISLVVSAALSVGLLLRRITGRASEWYIVAARTIAVGVTAAVLRAPSFGGGGAWAWLLDPGRPEWLVALVMMGAAAAGLYVDLVLTGLVRAKRRALPVASTLREELGEAQALTLGVLAAGPLVAFLAPVVGLASLPLGLLPMVLTYFAVRRYTTNRETYRQTIATLSRLTEVAGYTPTGHASRVAARSVSIARSMGMHAEDVQELEYAALLHDLGQVGLRSPIPDGATVLAAPADQRRIASEGARIVRRTEVLDRVADLMEGQTTPFRHVREWGEKVPLESRIIKVSNAFDDFSHGRADATSIDAALERIHLGLGYEYDPEVVEALIRSVKMTPPT